In the genome of Haemophilus pittmaniae, one region contains:
- the prlC gene encoding oligopeptidase A has product MANPLLHLNGLPPFSQIRPEHVQPAIEQLITDCRQTIENVLTQPQLTWDNFIVPLAESGDKLSRAWSPVSHLNSVQNSPELRQAYQACLPLLSEYSTWVGQHKGLYEGYLAIKNSAEFATYSTAQKKAIENSLRDFELSGIGLPAEKQQRYGEIVARLSELSSEFSNNVLDATMGWEKVIEDQSQLAGLPESALAAARQSAEAKGLKGYRFTLEFPSYLPVITYCENRSLREEMYRAFATRASDQGPNAGKWDNSAIMEEILTLRVELAQLLGFAHYTELSLATKMAENPQQVLDFLNNLADRAKAQGENELAELKDYCRNEFGVEELAPWDISFYSEKQKQQRYAINDEELRPYFPENRVLNGLFEVVKRIFNIRAVERSGVDTWHKDVRFFDLIDADNKVRGGFYLDLYARENKRGGAWMDDCIGRKRQANGELQTPIAYLTCNFNAPIGDKPALFTHDEVTTLFHEFGHGLHHMLTKIDVPDVAGINGVPWDAVELPSQFMENWCWEAEALDFISGHYQTGEPLPKEKLQQLLKAKNYQAALFVLRQLEFGLFDFVLHHHFSAGKDNQILDTLNAVKAKVAVIKGVEWARTPHSFSHIFAGGYAAGYYSYLWAEVLSADAFSRFEEEGIFNPTTGQSFLDEILTRGGSEEPMALFKRFRGREPQLDALLRHKGIVQ; this is encoded by the coding sequence ATGGCCAATCCATTACTTCATTTAAACGGCTTACCGCCTTTTTCACAAATCCGTCCGGAACATGTTCAACCGGCCATCGAACAACTGATTACCGACTGTCGCCAAACGATTGAAAATGTCCTCACACAACCACAACTTACTTGGGACAACTTTATTGTGCCATTAGCCGAAAGCGGCGATAAACTTTCCCGTGCCTGGTCACCTGTTTCCCATTTAAATTCAGTACAAAATAGTCCTGAACTACGCCAGGCCTACCAAGCCTGCTTACCCTTGCTTTCTGAATACAGCACTTGGGTCGGCCAACATAAAGGCTTATACGAGGGCTATTTAGCAATTAAAAATAGTGCAGAATTTGCCACCTATTCCACTGCGCAGAAAAAAGCCATTGAGAATTCATTACGTGATTTTGAACTTTCCGGCATTGGTTTACCGGCGGAAAAACAGCAACGCTACGGTGAAATTGTTGCCCGTCTGTCCGAATTAAGCTCAGAATTCTCCAATAATGTCTTGGATGCCACCATGGGTTGGGAAAAAGTCATTGAAGATCAAAGCCAATTAGCCGGTTTGCCGGAATCCGCCCTTGCTGCCGCCCGCCAATCCGCTGAAGCCAAAGGTCTGAAGGGATATCGCTTTACCTTGGAATTTCCAAGTTATCTGCCGGTTATCACCTACTGTGAAAATCGTTCATTACGCGAAGAAATGTATCGCGCCTTTGCTACTCGTGCATCTGATCAAGGTCCAAATGCCGGTAAATGGGACAATAGCGCAATTATGGAAGAAATCTTAACCCTGCGTGTCGAATTAGCTCAATTACTCGGTTTTGCCCATTACACCGAACTATCCCTGGCCACCAAAATGGCAGAAAACCCGCAACAGGTGCTAGATTTCCTAAACAATTTGGCGGACCGGGCAAAAGCGCAAGGGGAAAATGAATTAGCCGAATTAAAAGACTATTGCCGTAATGAGTTCGGTGTTGAAGAGTTAGCGCCTTGGGATATTTCTTTCTATAGCGAAAAACAAAAGCAGCAACGTTATGCCATTAACGATGAAGAATTGCGTCCGTATTTCCCGGAAAATCGGGTGTTAAACGGCCTATTTGAAGTGGTTAAACGCATCTTCAATATTCGTGCAGTAGAACGCTCCGGTGTAGACACCTGGCATAAAGACGTCCGTTTCTTTGATTTAATCGATGCCGATAACAAGGTGCGCGGCGGTTTCTATTTGGATCTTTACGCACGTGAAAACAAACGCGGAGGGGCTTGGATGGATGACTGCATCGGCCGCAAACGTCAAGCCAATGGTGAGCTACAAACGCCAATCGCCTATTTAACCTGCAATTTCAATGCACCTATCGGCGATAAACCGGCCTTGTTCACCCATGATGAAGTCACCACCCTATTCCATGAATTTGGTCATGGCTTGCACCATATGCTGACCAAAATCGATGTGCCTGATGTGGCGGGGATCAATGGGGTGCCTTGGGATGCGGTAGAACTACCAAGCCAATTTATGGAAAACTGGTGCTGGGAAGCGGAGGCTTTGGATTTTATTTCCGGTCACTATCAAACCGGGGAACCATTGCCAAAAGAGAAACTACAACAGTTATTGAAAGCCAAAAATTATCAGGCTGCACTGTTCGTATTGCGCCAATTGGAATTTGGCCTATTTGATTTTGTATTGCACCACCATTTCAGCGCCGGTAAAGATAATCAAATTTTAGATACGTTAAACGCTGTAAAAGCTAAAGTTGCAGTCATTAAAGGCGTGGAATGGGCGCGTACACCACACAGCTTCAGTCACATTTTTGCCGGCGGTTATGCAGCGGGCTATTACAGCTACTTATGGGCGGAAGTGTTATCGGCGGATGCATTCTCACGCTTTGAGGAGGAAGGCATTTTCAATCCAACTACCGGTCAGTCCTTCTTGGATGAAATTCTGACCCGCGGTGGTTCAGAAGAACCAATGGCGCTCTTTAAACGCTTCCGCGGACGCGAACCGCAATTGGATGCGCTATTGCGCCACAAGGGCATCGTGCAATAA
- the fabB gene encoding beta-ketoacyl-ACP synthase I: protein MKRAVITGFGIISSIGNNKEEVLASLKAGKSGIEVVPEFVEMKMRSHVAGTVKLNPAEHIDRKVYRFMGDAAAYAYLSMREAIEDAGLSEDQVSNERTGLVIGAGTGSAHNQLVACDAVRGPRGVKAIGPYAVTKTMASSVSACLATPYKIRGASYSISSACATSAHCIGHALELIQLGKQDIVFAGGAEELSWECATEFDAMGAVSTKYNDTPTKASRAYDANRDGFVIAGGGAVVVVEELEHALKRGAKIYAEIVGYGATSDGYDMVAPSGEGAERCMRQAMATVDSPIDYINVHGTSTPVGDVKELGAIKNVFGDKIPAISSTKSMTGHSLGAAGAHEAIYSLLMLHHDFIAPSINIETLDEAAQGCNIVTETKENAGLTTVMSNSFGFGGTNAALIFKRYQG from the coding sequence ATGAAAAGAGCAGTAATCACCGGTTTTGGTATCATTTCCAGTATCGGTAACAATAAAGAAGAAGTTTTGGCCTCTCTTAAAGCGGGCAAATCAGGTATCGAAGTCGTGCCTGAATTCGTAGAGATGAAAATGCGCAGCCATGTGGCTGGTACCGTGAAATTAAATCCGGCCGAACATATCGATCGTAAAGTGTATCGTTTTATGGGCGATGCCGCCGCTTATGCTTATCTTTCTATGCGTGAAGCAATTGAAGATGCAGGTTTAAGCGAAGATCAGGTTTCTAACGAGCGTACCGGTTTGGTGATCGGTGCTGGTACTGGTTCTGCGCACAACCAATTAGTGGCTTGTGATGCGGTACGTGGACCACGTGGAGTGAAAGCGATTGGCCCTTATGCGGTTACCAAAACCATGGCATCCAGTGTTTCTGCCTGTTTGGCAACTCCTTATAAAATCCGTGGCGCAAGCTATTCCATCAGCTCCGCTTGTGCAACTTCCGCTCACTGTATCGGCCATGCCCTTGAATTAATTCAATTGGGCAAACAAGACATCGTATTTGCCGGCGGTGCTGAAGAATTGTCTTGGGAATGTGCGACTGAATTTGATGCGATGGGCGCGGTATCAACTAAATATAATGACACGCCAACCAAAGCTTCCCGTGCGTATGATGCCAACCGTGATGGTTTCGTCATTGCCGGCGGTGGTGCCGTTGTGGTTGTGGAAGAATTGGAACACGCATTAAAACGTGGTGCGAAAATTTATGCGGAAATCGTAGGCTATGGCGCAACTTCCGATGGTTATGACATGGTTGCACCAAGTGGTGAAGGTGCGGAACGTTGTATGCGTCAAGCAATGGCAACCGTGGATAGCCCGATTGATTACATCAACGTACATGGTACTTCTACTCCGGTAGGTGATGTGAAAGAATTAGGCGCAATCAAAAATGTATTCGGCGATAAAATTCCAGCCATCTCTTCAACTAAATCAATGACAGGCCACTCCTTAGGTGCTGCCGGTGCACATGAAGCAATTTATAGTTTATTAATGTTGCACCATGACTTTATCGCGCCAAGTATCAATATTGAAACCTTGGATGAAGCGGCGCAGGGTTGTAATATCGTAACCGAAACTAAAGAAAATGCAGGCCTCACCACCGTGATGTCCAACAGCTTCGGCTTCGGTGGTACGAATGCAGCATTGATCTTTAAACGTTATCAAGGCTAA
- the mnmC gene encoding bifunctional tRNA (5-methylaminomethyl-2-thiouridine)(34)-methyltransferase MnmD/FAD-dependent 5-carboxymethylaminomethyl-2-thiouridine(34) oxidoreductase MnmC yields the protein MLVNYADIRFNSDGTPVSNQFDDIYFSTADALAETEYVFLAGNRLWERWQQSQAERFIIAETGFGSGLNFFATIALFRRFRTEFPTAPLKRLFFISFEKYPLNPQDLQLIHQQYPQFNELSQQLLQHWPQPLSGCYRLHFAETTLDLWLGDVAENLPALGDYMQNKVDAWFLDGFAPAKNPEMWNEHLFQQLARVTATNGSFATFTAASIVRKGLLAAGFHVEKRPGFGHKRECLVGVKPQSIQQPSTTPWFNLQAAQMPTQDIAIVGGGIASLCTALALLQRGASVTLYCADDTPALNASGNKQGAFYPQLSDDNAANIRFYLHAFSYGGQLLHWLLKQGIEFEHAFCGVALSGYNGKAEEKLRKIAELHLPSAIYQPMEQTQLSAAVGLPLPCGGGFIPLGGWLAPRQLVQNTFAYLQQQGLTIQCQQTIQSLSQTTTGWRLTNTQGATFEHEVVVLANGHQLNHFAQTEKLPLYPVRGQVSQIPTSANLLKLNSVLCYDGYLTPVDQAGESHCIGASHVRDSADRTFSAQEQVENQHKIQHNIPEDWTKEVDTSGNLARIGVRCSVRDLSPMAGNVPNFATQNDAYHNLFNLRRRKQPIPAAENYPNLYLIGALGSRGLTSAPLLGEMLASLIYGDPLPLDESLQHCLSANRSWVRKWLKGAPVE from the coding sequence ATGTTAGTAAATTACGCCGATATTCGTTTTAACTCCGATGGAACCCCAGTTTCCAATCAATTTGATGATATTTATTTCTCTACTGCCGATGCTTTGGCGGAAACCGAATATGTTTTTTTAGCCGGCAATCGACTGTGGGAACGTTGGCAGCAAAGTCAGGCCGAACGTTTTATCATCGCGGAAACCGGATTTGGTAGTGGCTTAAATTTTTTCGCGACCATTGCATTATTTCGCCGATTTCGCACAGAATTCCCCACCGCTCCGTTAAAACGGCTGTTTTTTATTTCCTTTGAAAAATATCCGCTCAATCCACAAGATTTGCAGCTCATTCACCAACAATATCCGCAATTTAATGAACTATCACAACAATTACTCCAACATTGGCCACAGCCGCTAAGTGGTTGCTATCGACTACATTTTGCAGAAACCACTCTGGATCTGTGGCTTGGTGATGTTGCCGAAAATCTACCGGCTTTGGGAGATTACATGCAAAATAAGGTCGATGCTTGGTTCTTGGATGGTTTTGCCCCGGCTAAAAATCCCGAAATGTGGAATGAACACTTATTTCAACAACTCGCTCGCGTTACCGCCACCAATGGATCTTTTGCCACATTCACCGCGGCTAGCATTGTCCGCAAAGGTTTATTAGCTGCCGGATTTCATGTGGAAAAACGCCCGGGTTTTGGACATAAACGTGAATGTTTAGTCGGCGTAAAACCGCAAAGCATTCAGCAGCCCTCGACAACGCCTTGGTTTAATCTACAAGCGGCACAAATGCCAACTCAGGATATTGCCATTGTTGGTGGCGGTATTGCTTCTTTATGTACCGCATTAGCATTACTGCAACGTGGCGCTAGTGTTACCCTCTATTGCGCAGATGATACCCCGGCATTGAATGCCTCCGGTAATAAACAGGGCGCTTTTTATCCGCAACTTTCCGATGACAACGCCGCCAATATTCGTTTTTATTTGCATGCCTTTAGCTATGGTGGCCAATTGTTGCATTGGTTGCTTAAACAAGGTATCGAGTTTGAACATGCATTTTGTGGCGTAGCCTTAAGTGGCTACAACGGCAAAGCCGAAGAAAAACTCAGAAAAATTGCCGAACTCCATTTACCATCCGCGATTTATCAGCCAATGGAGCAGACGCAATTAAGTGCTGCGGTTGGCCTACCTCTCCCGTGCGGTGGTGGTTTTATCCCCTTAGGTGGCTGGTTAGCGCCGCGCCAATTGGTGCAAAATACCTTTGCTTATTTGCAGCAACAGGGATTAACCATCCAATGTCAGCAAACCATCCAAAGCCTCAGCCAAACCACCACGGGTTGGCGTTTAACTAACACACAAGGTGCTACCTTTGAGCATGAAGTTGTCGTGTTGGCAAATGGCCATCAACTCAATCATTTCGCCCAAACGGAAAAATTACCACTCTATCCGGTACGCGGCCAAGTCAGCCAAATTCCAACTTCAGCCAATCTTTTAAAACTTAATAGCGTACTTTGTTATGACGGTTATCTCACACCGGTTGATCAGGCAGGAGAAAGCCATTGCATTGGTGCGAGCCATGTACGTGATAGTGCCGACCGAACATTTAGCGCTCAGGAACAGGTGGAAAACCAACACAAGATTCAACACAATATTCCTGAGGACTGGACGAAGGAAGTGGACACCTCCGGCAATCTGGCGCGTATTGGTGTGCGTTGTAGCGTGCGTGATCTCAGTCCGATGGCCGGTAATGTGCCAAATTTTGCCACGCAAAATGATGCCTATCACAATTTATTCAATTTGCGCCGCCGCAAACAACCAATTCCCGCGGCTGAGAATTACCCGAATCTATACCTTATCGGAGCCCTCGGTTCACGTGGTCTCACTAGTGCGCCATTACTCGGCGAAATGCTGGCCTCTTTGATCTATGGTGATCCTTTACCATTGGATGAAAGCCTGCAGCATTGTCTTAGTGCCAACCGTAGCTGGGTGCGTAAATGGCTGAAGGGCGCTCCGGTGGAGTAG
- the lptG gene encoding LPS export ABC transporter permease LptG — translation MMNTLDRYIGKSILGAIFATLLTLVGLSAIIKFVEQFRSVGSGSYDIWQAVAFTLLTMPKDVETFFPMAALLGALIALGNLASRSELVVMQASGFSRFKIGLAVMKTALPLVVLTMLLGEWGIPQTEQFARDMRARALSGGSMMSVKNSVWAKDGNNFVFVRRITDDAKLDDVYIYTFDNERNLTHLKHANQATYSADEHKWQLRQVSDSQISSEQIQTTNRLSEDWPTGLTPDKLGAVSLRPTSLSISGLSSYIAFLKDTGQDSRRFELTFWRKLLQPVSVGVMMMLALSFIFGSLRSVTAGARIVTGICFGFLFYVVNEIFGQMSVVYNAPAFLGALMPSLLFIVIIWWLLSRKRD, via the coding sequence ATGATGAATACCCTGGATCGTTATATCGGCAAGAGCATTTTAGGCGCGATTTTTGCCACTTTGCTGACCTTGGTGGGATTGTCGGCGATTATTAAATTTGTAGAACAATTCCGTAGTGTAGGGAGCGGTAGCTATGATATTTGGCAGGCGGTTGCTTTTACCCTATTGACCATGCCAAAGGATGTTGAAACCTTTTTCCCAATGGCCGCATTACTGGGAGCTTTGATTGCTTTGGGGAATTTGGCCAGCCGTAGTGAATTAGTTGTGATGCAGGCGTCAGGTTTTTCACGCTTTAAAATTGGTTTAGCTGTAATGAAGACTGCCTTACCTTTGGTGGTGCTGACTATGCTATTGGGAGAATGGGGGATTCCGCAGACCGAGCAATTCGCTCGTGATATGCGTGCCCGCGCGTTGTCCGGTGGTTCGATGATGTCGGTAAAAAATAGTGTTTGGGCAAAGGATGGCAATAATTTTGTGTTTGTCCGCCGTATTACCGATGATGCGAAGTTGGATGACGTATATATTTATACCTTTGATAATGAGCGTAATCTCACCCATCTTAAACATGCAAATCAAGCCACCTATTCAGCGGATGAGCATAAATGGCAGCTGCGCCAGGTGAGTGATTCGCAAATTTCCAGCGAACAAATTCAAACGACCAACCGCTTGAGTGAAGATTGGCCAACCGGACTCACACCGGATAAATTAGGTGCAGTATCCTTGCGTCCGACCTCATTATCGATCTCCGGACTGTCCAGTTATATCGCTTTCTTAAAGGACACGGGACAAGATTCGCGTCGCTTTGAACTGACCTTCTGGCGTAAATTATTACAACCGGTATCAGTTGGCGTGATGATGATGTTGGCGTTATCTTTTATTTTTGGTTCCCTGCGCAGTGTGACTGCCGGTGCGCGGATCGTCACCGGTATTTGCTTCGGCTTCTTATTTTATGTCGTCAATGAAATCTTTGGCCAGATGAGCGTGGTGTATAACGCGCCGGCATTCTTAGGTGCATTAATGCCGAGTTTGCTATTTATCGTCATTATTTGGTGGCTGCTCAGTCGTAAGCGGGATTAA
- the lptF gene encoding LPS export ABC transporter permease LptF, protein MILTRYLTKEVFKSQIAILFILLVIFFSQQLVRVLGSAASGKVPADLVLSLLGLGMPTMAQLMLPLCLFIAILLTFGRLYAESEITVMRACGVGQRILVRVALLLSLFTAALAAYNALWLSPWAIDKQATIVADAKANPTMGALASGQFMSTNSSNFVLFIDKINGNQINDVYLFQMEAKGSAKPSVVVAEKGELKALPNGDQILNLQNTQRVEGTSVLPDFRITHFDEYQAYMGYQATENASDEAATLSLAKLLEQPTAANKAELNWRITLILAVPLMALLAVPLSRVNPRQGRFAKILPALLLYLIYFLLQSSLKSAGGADKLNAALWMPLVNVSFLLLGILLNSWDSSFMYKIRHLFKKDN, encoded by the coding sequence ATGATTTTAACCCGATATTTAACAAAAGAAGTGTTCAAAAGTCAGATTGCGATTTTGTTCATTTTGCTTGTGATTTTCTTTAGCCAACAATTGGTGCGCGTATTAGGTTCAGCCGCTAGTGGCAAGGTGCCGGCAGATTTAGTACTTTCCCTGTTGGGGTTAGGTATGCCGACCATGGCACAATTGATGTTGCCATTGTGTTTATTTATCGCGATTTTACTGACATTTGGGCGGCTTTATGCGGAAAGCGAAATCACCGTTATGCGCGCCTGCGGGGTCGGACAGCGTATTTTAGTGCGGGTCGCCCTGTTACTCTCCCTCTTTACTGCCGCCCTTGCGGCTTACAACGCGCTTTGGCTATCTCCTTGGGCTATCGACAAACAGGCCACTATTGTCGCCGATGCTAAAGCAAATCCAACGATGGGCGCGTTGGCTTCAGGCCAGTTTATGTCGACCAACAGCAGCAACTTTGTCCTGTTTATCGATAAAATCAATGGTAACCAAATCAACGATGTTTATCTTTTCCAAATGGAAGCCAAAGGCTCGGCTAAACCTTCCGTCGTGGTAGCGGAAAAAGGTGAATTAAAAGCCTTACCAAACGGTGACCAAATTCTTAATTTGCAAAATACCCAACGGGTAGAGGGGACATCTGTATTACCGGATTTCCGCATCACCCATTTTGATGAATACCAGGCCTATATGGGGTATCAGGCTACAGAGAATGCAAGCGATGAAGCGGCCACTTTGTCATTAGCCAAATTATTGGAACAACCTACGGCGGCCAATAAAGCTGAACTGAATTGGCGTATTACTTTGATTTTGGCTGTGCCGCTGATGGCGTTATTGGCTGTACCTTTGAGCCGGGTTAATCCGCGTCAGGGGCGGTTTGCCAAAATCCTACCGGCATTATTGCTTTATCTAATTTATTTCTTGTTACAAAGCTCGCTGAAATCTGCCGGTGGTGCGGATAAACTGAATGCAGCGTTGTGGATGCCGCTGGTGAATGTCTCTTTCCTATTGTTGGGGATCTTGCTCAATAGTTGGGATTCCAGTTTTATGTACAAAATCCGCCATTTGTTTAAGAAGGATAATTAA
- a CDS encoding leucyl aminopeptidase: MKYQAQSVHLKHPHECLIIGLFEDGQTAAFNKCDQLTEGYLTGLVKSSDISGKIGQLCLLHHVPQLDCKRLIIVGCGKQPELNERNYQKIYQRLWQTLKELPVSEAVSYLTDLQIKGRNLYWNVRFAIETLEHGNYQFDNFKQQKAPAIKLQKLLFSTDDATAEQAIRHAQAIAHGMRATRDLANQPPNICNPAYLAEQAQALAAKSNKVSVEILDEAQMTELGMQAYLAVSRGATNPAYLSLIKFNNAPNPDAKPIVLVGKGLTFDAGGISLKPAADMDEMKYDMGGAASVFGTMTALIELDLPLNVIGVLAGCENLPDGNAYRPGDILTTMNGLTVEVLNTDAEGRLVLCDTLTYVERFAPQAVIDIATLTGACVVALGQHNSGLLSEDEALATELAQAATQSHDKAWRLPISDEYREQLKSPFADLANVGGRWGGASTAGAFLSHFTKAYPWAHLDIAGTAWLQGANKGATGRPVPLLVQYLINAAE, encoded by the coding sequence ATGAAATATCAAGCCCAATCCGTTCACCTTAAACATCCCCATGAATGCCTAATTATCGGCCTCTTCGAAGATGGCCAAACCGCAGCCTTCAACAAATGTGATCAACTTACCGAAGGGTATTTAACCGGCCTTGTGAAATCCAGTGATATCAGCGGTAAAATTGGACAACTCTGTCTACTACACCATGTGCCCCAATTGGATTGCAAACGTCTAATTATTGTCGGTTGTGGCAAACAGCCAGAACTCAATGAACGTAATTACCAAAAAATTTATCAACGACTTTGGCAAACCCTCAAAGAATTACCGGTAAGCGAAGCCGTCAGCTATTTAACCGATTTACAAATTAAGGGGCGTAATCTCTATTGGAATGTCCGCTTTGCGATCGAAACCTTAGAACATGGCAACTATCAATTCGACAATTTCAAACAGCAAAAAGCGCCAGCTATAAAATTACAAAAACTACTGTTCAGTACGGATGATGCTACAGCAGAACAGGCCATCCGCCATGCCCAAGCGATTGCTCATGGTATGCGGGCAACCCGAGACTTAGCGAATCAACCACCAAATATCTGTAATCCGGCTTATTTAGCCGAACAGGCTCAAGCTTTGGCGGCAAAATCAAATAAAGTTAGTGTGGAAATCCTAGATGAGGCTCAAATGACCGAACTAGGCATGCAGGCTTATTTGGCAGTATCTCGTGGTGCAACCAATCCGGCTTATTTGTCTTTAATCAAATTTAATAATGCGCCAAATCCCGATGCAAAACCTATCGTATTGGTCGGTAAGGGGTTAACCTTCGATGCCGGCGGCATCTCCTTAAAACCCGCGGCCGATATGGATGAAATGAAATATGATATGGGCGGAGCGGCTTCAGTATTCGGTACCATGACCGCATTAATCGAATTGGATTTACCACTAAATGTCATTGGTGTTTTGGCTGGTTGTGAGAACCTGCCCGATGGTAATGCCTATCGTCCGGGAGATATTCTCACCACGATGAATGGCCTAACAGTGGAAGTACTTAATACCGATGCGGAAGGACGCTTGGTGCTCTGCGATACCCTCACTTATGTAGAACGTTTCGCTCCACAGGCGGTGATTGATATCGCTACCCTCACCGGTGCTTGTGTCGTCGCCTTAGGACAACACAATAGCGGACTGTTAAGTGAAGATGAGGCCTTAGCCACCGAGCTAGCCCAAGCCGCCACACAAAGTCATGATAAAGCCTGGCGCTTACCAATATCCGATGAATACCGCGAGCAACTAAAATCACCATTTGCCGACTTAGCCAATGTGGGCGGACGTTGGGGTGGTGCGAGCACAGCCGGTGCATTTTTATCGCACTTTACCAAAGCCTACCCTTGGGCTCACCTAGATATTGCCGGCACCGCTTGGCTACAGGGCGCCAATAAGGGTGCAACCGGACGCCCTGTACCGTTATTGGTACAATACCTAATTAATGCCGCAGAATAA
- a CDS encoding endonuclease/exonuclease/phosphatase family protein produces the protein MGRKVKIALGSMVTTMALAGYFLSQLTIFDKLQIQFVSGRDKPYQAITQYAPLQCYQSPEAVAVLPAKTFKLLSWNIHKGQDAGWQKDLQRLSAEQDFVLLQEATPQQSLQQFSSSLFASAFAYKAQSSGVKTFAKSAPQWYCADSLPEPWIQIPKVGSAMAFPLQNGQTLLVVNLHLINFELKLVNYRKQLEQIFALVGRHQGPMIVAGDFNSWRGKRVDFLNGLMAQYDLHAVPLQSDQRVRFLGQPLDHVFSRGVQILTANVLAVKSSDHNPILLEFRIGAD, from the coding sequence ATGGGTAGAAAAGTAAAAATTGCTTTAGGGAGTATGGTGACAACAATGGCATTGGCCGGCTATTTCTTATCACAATTGACTATTTTCGATAAATTGCAAATTCAGTTTGTCAGTGGCCGAGATAAGCCTTATCAAGCCATCACCCAATATGCACCGCTACAATGTTATCAATCACCCGAAGCGGTGGCAGTCTTACCTGCGAAAACCTTTAAGTTACTGAGTTGGAATATTCATAAGGGACAAGATGCCGGTTGGCAGAAAGATTTACAAAGGTTATCGGCAGAGCAGGATTTTGTCCTATTACAGGAAGCGACACCGCAACAAAGCTTACAGCAATTTTCCAGCAGTTTGTTTGCCTCAGCCTTTGCTTATAAAGCGCAGTCTTCCGGTGTGAAAACCTTCGCCAAATCTGCTCCACAATGGTATTGCGCAGATAGTTTGCCAGAGCCTTGGATTCAAATTCCTAAGGTTGGTAGTGCAATGGCATTTCCATTACAAAATGGCCAAACATTACTGGTGGTTAATTTACATTTAATTAATTTTGAATTGAAGTTAGTCAATTATCGCAAGCAATTGGAGCAAATATTTGCCTTGGTGGGGAGACATCAAGGGCCAATGATTGTGGCCGGTGATTTTAATTCGTGGCGCGGAAAACGGGTTGATTTCTTGAATGGATTGATGGCGCAATATGATTTGCACGCCGTGCCTTTACAAAGCGATCAACGCGTACGTTTTTTGGGACAACCATTGGATCATGTGTTTAGCCGTGGGGTACAAATATTAACGGCGAATGTTTTGGCGGTGAAGTCTTCGGATCATAATCCGATTTTACTGGAATTTCGCATTGGTGCTGATTAA